A region from the Thermoplasmatales archaeon genome encodes:
- the argF gene encoding Ornithine carbamoyltransferase, which translates to MKRDIISVLDMKDDISDIIDLAIKMKRDRYKSLEETKNRVLGMIFEKPSTRTRISLETAMIQLGGHAIYLNPNDMQIGRGETISDTASVISRFLDVISYRAFKHENMVELAKYSRVPVINALDNVEHPTQILADFMTVLEKKGGYRNLKFSYVGDGNNMANSLMLGAALLGVDISVGCPRTNQPDRDITEKAMKIAKDNGSSVEIVESPVEAVSGADIVYTDVWISMGEESIRAEKEKLFKKYQVNDELVSNANKDYIFMHCLPAHRGLEVTESVASSINSVIFDEAENRMHSIKSLIYTLLKY; encoded by the coding sequence ATGAAGAGGGACATAATTTCCGTGCTCGACATGAAGGACGATATCTCCGATATAATAGATCTTGCAATAAAGATGAAACGGGATAGGTACAAATCCCTTGAGGAGACGAAAAACAGGGTTCTTGGAATGATATTTGAGAAACCGAGCACGAGAACAAGAATCTCCCTTGAAACTGCAATGATACAACTGGGCGGACACGCCATATACCTGAATCCGAACGATATGCAGATCGGCCGGGGTGAGACAATCTCAGATACTGCATCCGTTATTTCAAGGTTTCTTGACGTGATTTCATATCGCGCCTTCAAGCATGAGAACATGGTTGAGCTGGCCAAGTACTCCAGGGTTCCAGTGATAAATGCCCTCGACAACGTGGAACATCCAACCCAGATACTGGCTGACTTCATGACAGTACTGGAAAAGAAGGGGGGATACAGGAACCTAAAATTTTCTTACGTCGGTGATGGAAATAACATGGCCAATTCACTGATGCTGGGTGCTGCACTCCTCGGAGTGGACATTAGTGTTGGCTGCCCGCGCACAAATCAACCTGACAGGGATATTACCGAAAAGGCAATGAAAATAGCAAAGGATAACGGTTCAAGCGTAGAAATTGTCGAATCGCCGGTCGAGGCGGTTTCCGGCGCAGACATCGTCTATACCGATGTGTGGATATCTATGGGCGAGGAATCAATCAGGGCGGAGAAGGAGAAACTTTTCAAGAAATATCAGGTGAACGACGAACTTGTATCGAACGCCAACAAGGACTACATTTTCATGCACTGCCTTCCAGCCCACAGAGGTCTTGAAGTTACAGAGTCAGTTGCTTCAAGCATAAACAGCGTAATTTTTGATGAGGCTGAAAACAGGATGCACTCCATAAAATCGCTTATATATACACTGCTAAAATACTGA
- the sucD_1 gene encoding Succinyl-CoA ligase [ADP-forming] subunit alpha, with the protein MAVLVDKNTRVIVQGITGHQGSFHAGEMIKFGTKVVAGVSPGKGGAKFQNLDVYDTVAETMKFSPDATMISVPAPYVKDAALEAIDHGIKIVYILTEHVPFHDTMEIVHQAKRKGITLIGPNGPGITSPFLCKIGIMPNQIFKEGDVAVASRSGTLTYEIVEAITRNGFGESTVIGLGGDPVVGQTFIDVLKLFEEDERTKKIVLVGEIGGNNEERAAEYIKKHVSKKVVAYITGRSAPPGKRMGHAGAIIEKGVGTAESKIKAFNSAGVKVADYPYDIPGLLR; encoded by the coding sequence ATGGCAGTTCTGGTTGATAAAAATACAAGAGTGATAGTGCAGGGAATAACGGGCCATCAAGGCTCATTCCACGCAGGCGAGATGATAAAGTTTGGTACAAAGGTAGTAGCTGGCGTGTCTCCTGGAAAGGGAGGGGCAAAGTTCCAGAACCTTGATGTTTATGATACAGTAGCAGAAACGATGAAATTTTCACCGGATGCAACAATGATATCTGTTCCTGCACCGTATGTGAAAGATGCGGCTCTGGAAGCCATAGACCATGGAATAAAAATTGTATATATACTCACGGAGCACGTGCCTTTTCATGATACAATGGAAATAGTGCACCAGGCAAAGAGAAAGGGCATAACTCTCATTGGACCAAATGGCCCGGGAATAACATCGCCATTTCTATGCAAGATTGGTATCATGCCGAATCAGATATTCAAAGAAGGGGACGTTGCGGTTGCTTCAAGGAGCGGTACACTCACCTATGAAATTGTTGAAGCCATAACCAGGAACGGTTTCGGGGAAAGCACAGTGATTGGACTGGGAGGAGACCCGGTGGTCGGACAGACATTTATCGATGTGCTGAAGCTATTTGAGGAAGACGAGAGGACGAAGAAAATTGTCCTTGTTGGTGAAATAGGTGGAAATAACGAGGAACGCGCTGCTGAATACATAAAGAAACACGTTTCCAAGAAGGTTGTTGCTTACATAACCGGAAGAAGTGCTCCACCAGGTAAGAGGATGGGCCATGCCGGAGCAATAATAGAGAAGGGGGTTGGAACTGCGGAATCCAAGATAAAAGCCTTCAATTCTGCCGGTGTCAAAGTAGCCGATTATCCATATGACATACCCGGACTCCTGAGGTGA
- a CDS encoding succinyl-CoA synthetase subunit beta, which produces MNLYEYMGKEIFRKNGIPVPDGYVVENQSGVKKFEKPVVIKSQILLGGRGKSGGIKFAKSQNELDSGVKELLGSKIRNLTVTKVLIEDMLDIKKEIYVSIALNRAERVPMVIASSSGGVEIESVPEDKIFKTMIDPMIGYSDYIGREATNFLKMDPAIAVQFRSILSCLYTVFEKEDCELVEINPLVITGSGKLVAADAKVVMDSDAMFRHKEINIVDTEKTPLELEAQGKGYSFVELDGRIGVIANGAGLTMATLDALTLHKGKPRNFLDLGGTDNVDTVVNAFELVMKADPKAILVNIFGGVTKCDTVANGIVAAKNRLKISKPIVVRLSGVHEDEGRAILKNDGIDAFSTMMPAIERVVQIAGGN; this is translated from the coding sequence TTGAATCTCTATGAATACATGGGAAAGGAAATTTTCCGAAAAAACGGTATCCCTGTTCCTGATGGCTATGTTGTTGAAAACCAATCCGGCGTGAAGAAGTTTGAGAAGCCTGTTGTTATAAAATCCCAGATACTGCTTGGCGGAAGGGGCAAGTCTGGCGGAATAAAGTTTGCCAAAAGCCAAAACGAACTGGATTCCGGAGTCAAGGAACTTCTGGGTTCAAAAATCAGGAACCTCACCGTAACTAAGGTACTGATTGAGGATATGCTGGATATAAAGAAGGAAATATACGTGAGTATAGCTCTTAACAGAGCAGAGAGAGTTCCAATGGTTATTGCCAGTTCTTCAGGAGGTGTTGAGATTGAGTCAGTTCCTGAAGACAAGATATTCAAGACTATGATAGACCCCATGATAGGATACTCTGATTACATAGGAAGGGAAGCAACAAATTTCCTCAAGATGGATCCGGCCATTGCTGTGCAGTTCAGATCTATCCTTTCCTGCCTTTACACGGTCTTCGAGAAAGAGGACTGCGAGCTTGTTGAAATTAACCCGCTTGTCATAACAGGATCTGGAAAGCTTGTCGCAGCTGATGCAAAGGTGGTAATGGATTCCGATGCCATGTTCAGGCACAAGGAGATAAACATTGTGGACACTGAAAAAACGCCTCTTGAACTTGAGGCGCAGGGGAAGGGATACTCCTTTGTGGAACTCGACGGAAGAATAGGGGTAATAGCAAACGGTGCAGGACTTACAATGGCTACACTGGACGCACTGACCCTTCATAAGGGAAAACCCAGGAACTTCCTGGACCTTGGAGGCACCGACAACGTTGACACCGTCGTCAATGCTTTCGAACTCGTAATGAAAGCAGATCCAAAGGCTATACTGGTCAACATATTTGGGGGAGTTACGAAGTGCGACACTGTAGCAAACGGGATAGTGGCGGCAAAGAACCGGTTGAAGATCAGCAAGCCCATAGTGGTGAGACTGAGCGGAGTCCACGAGGATGAGGGAAGGGCCATTCTGAAGAATGATGGCATTGATGCTTTCTCAACAATGATGCCGGCAATTGAAAGAGTGGTTCAGATAGCAGGAGGCAATTAA
- the thsA_1 gene encoding Thermosome subunit 1, producing MLSGQMPIFVLKEGTSREQGKNAQKTNIEAAKAIADAIRTTLGPKGMDKMLVDSIGDIVISNDGATILKEMDVDHPTAKMIVEVAKSQDTAVGDGTTTAVVLAGELLKQAEVLLEQGVHSTVITNGYRMAVNEAKKYLNELSIDADDDKTLKQIAITALSGKNTGTSSAFFADLVVKAVNAVATERNGKVSVDTANIKVDKKNGGSVTDTQFINGLVIDKEKVHAKMPSVVKNAKIALIDSALEIKKTEIEAKIQITDPSKIQDFMTQESDTFKNMVEKVKKSKANVLLCQKGIDDIAQHYLAKEGIYAVRRVKKSDMEKLAKATGAKIVTNLDDLTSSALGTAEMVEEKKIGDDRMTFVTGCANPKAVNILIRGATDHVVSEIERSLNDAIRVVGITKEDGKFLPGGGAIEAELAMKIRSFANSVGGREQLAIEAFAKAMEIIPRTLSENAGMDPINTLIQLKTEHEKNHSTFGIDINGNKIGDMKAAGVYDPLRVKKHAIESAVEVSTMILRIDDVIASKKSSGSESPGAGGMGGMGGMPPY from the coding sequence ATGTTATCAGGTCAAATGCCGATATTTGTTCTTAAGGAAGGAACTTCCAGGGAACAGGGAAAGAATGCTCAGAAGACAAACATTGAGGCAGCCAAGGCGATTGCAGACGCAATTAGGACCACGCTGGGTCCGAAAGGAATGGACAAGATGCTGGTTGATTCCATCGGTGACATTGTTATTTCGAACGATGGAGCAACCATATTGAAGGAGATGGACGTTGACCATCCCACTGCTAAGATGATTGTTGAGGTCGCCAAGTCGCAGGACACAGCAGTAGGAGATGGAACAACAACTGCGGTCGTACTTGCGGGAGAACTCCTCAAGCAGGCTGAAGTTCTACTGGAACAGGGCGTGCACTCCACTGTGATTACCAATGGATACAGGATGGCAGTTAATGAGGCAAAGAAGTACCTGAACGAGTTGTCTATAGACGCAGATGATGACAAAACACTAAAGCAGATTGCCATAACCGCGCTATCCGGAAAGAACACAGGAACTTCAAGTGCTTTTTTTGCTGATCTTGTGGTCAAGGCAGTCAACGCCGTTGCAACTGAGAGAAATGGGAAGGTATCAGTGGACACGGCAAATATAAAGGTCGACAAGAAGAATGGCGGAAGCGTTACGGACACGCAGTTCATCAACGGATTGGTTATAGACAAGGAAAAAGTACACGCTAAGATGCCATCTGTCGTAAAAAATGCAAAGATTGCACTCATCGATTCTGCCCTCGAGATAAAAAAGACAGAGATAGAGGCAAAGATCCAGATTACAGATCCGTCAAAAATACAGGATTTCATGACTCAGGAGTCTGACACTTTCAAGAACATGGTGGAGAAAGTGAAGAAGAGCAAGGCAAATGTACTGCTCTGCCAGAAGGGTATCGATGACATCGCACAGCACTACCTTGCAAAAGAAGGCATATATGCTGTCAGGCGCGTCAAGAAGAGCGACATGGAGAAGCTTGCAAAAGCGACCGGTGCAAAAATTGTCACAAACCTTGACGATTTAACATCATCCGCATTGGGAACTGCCGAAATGGTAGAAGAGAAAAAAATTGGTGATGACAGGATGACATTTGTCACAGGCTGTGCAAATCCAAAGGCTGTAAACATCCTGATAAGGGGAGCAACTGATCACGTGGTTTCTGAGATTGAGAGAAGCCTTAACGACGCAATAAGGGTCGTCGGGATAACAAAGGAAGACGGGAAATTCCTGCCTGGCGGAGGAGCCATTGAGGCGGAACTTGCAATGAAGATAAGGAGCTTCGCTAACAGTGTGGGAGGAAGAGAGCAACTCGCAATCGAGGCATTTGCAAAGGCAATGGAAATCATTCCAAGAACACTTTCAGAGAATGCAGGAATGGACCCCATAAACACTCTCATACAGCTCAAGACGGAACATGAGAAGAACCACTCTACCTTTGGAATAGATATAAATGGCAACAAGATAGGGGACATGAAGGCTGCGGGAGTTTATGATCCACTCAGAGTAAAGAAGCACGCAATTGAGAGCGCAGTAGAGGTATCCACTATGATACTCAGGATAGACGACGTAATAGCCAGCAAGAAAAGCAGTGGTTCAGAATCACCCGGTGCTGGCGGTATGGGTGGAATGGGCGGAATGCCCCCCTACTGA
- a CDS encoding putative peroxiredoxin, producing the protein MAVYLGQKAPDFTANTTKGPVSLSDYKGKWVILFSHPADFTPVCTTEFMAFSERYDDFKKLGVELIGLSVDSIYSHIAWLRDIKEHYGIEVPFPLIADIDKEVARAYNMIDEKSGTTVRGVFIIDPDQKVRWMIYYPAEVGRNITEIIRVIKAFQFNWKNKLATPVNWEPGQPGIAGAPSTLDDSFKRDKEDSERWYLKRVKA; encoded by the coding sequence ATGGCAGTATATTTAGGACAAAAAGCACCAGATTTTACGGCAAACACAACGAAGGGGCCAGTGAGTCTGTCTGATTACAAGGGCAAGTGGGTAATTCTCTTCTCGCATCCAGCGGATTTCACGCCTGTGTGCACAACAGAATTCATGGCTTTTTCCGAGAGATACGACGATTTCAAGAAACTTGGTGTCGAACTCATTGGACTCAGTGTAGACAGCATATACAGCCACATTGCCTGGCTAAGGGATATAAAGGAACATTACGGTATCGAAGTACCATTTCCATTGATAGCGGACATCGACAAGGAAGTGGCAAGGGCGTACAACATGATAGACGAGAAGTCCGGTACGACCGTCAGGGGAGTATTCATTATAGACCCTGACCAGAAAGTGAGATGGATGATCTACTACCCTGCAGAGGTCGGCAGAAACATAACCGAAATTATCAGGGTAATCAAGGCATTCCAGTTCAACTGGAAGAACAAGCTTGCAACACCTGTGAACTGGGAACCCGGACAGCCGGGGATCGCCGGTGCGCCCTCCACGCTTGATGACAGTTTCAAGAGGGACAAGGAAGATTCCGAGAGATGGTACCTCAAGAGAGTGAAAGCATAG
- a CDS encoding Thermoplasma acidophilum protein: MYNISLDGFHPSTICVELSNLQPSLQEASELLLSEYPEETVKDFIEKFARTTEIMPDDRTVGFIIINKKSRMISISVAKIPEGTRQAIMQIFSKYKEAGINTEIDIE, from the coding sequence ATGTACAATATCAGTCTGGATGGGTTCCACCCATCAACAATTTGTGTTGAGTTATCAAACCTTCAGCCTTCCCTGCAGGAGGCATCAGAACTTCTATTGAGTGAATACCCGGAAGAAACTGTCAAGGATTTTATCGAGAAGTTTGCAAGGACTACTGAAATAATGCCGGACGACAGGACAGTGGGTTTCATAATAATCAACAAGAAAAGCAGGATGATCTCAATATCTGTTGCCAAGATTCCCGAAGGGACAAGACAAGCCATCATGCAGATTTTCAGTAAGTACAAGGAAGCGGGGATAAATACAGAAATAGACATTGAGTGA
- a CDS encoding twin arginine translocase protein A has protein sequence MFDSPIDWLIIVVVILVLFGSTKKIPDLARNIGKASGEFKRGQMEIEKEIKSAMNGPAPSAQASAGVDYLQVAKSLGIDTQNKSERQLKDEIADKLKSGQ, from the coding sequence ATGTTTGACTCACCAATAGACTGGCTCATTATAGTAGTTGTAATATTAGTTTTATTTGGAAGTACGAAGAAGATACCCGATCTTGCCAGGAACATAGGTAAAGCCTCTGGTGAATTCAAGAGAGGACAGATGGAGATTGAGAAGGAGATAAAAAGTGCCATGAACGGTCCGGCTCCATCCGCACAGGCATCAGCTGGTGTAGATTATCTCCAGGTGGCCAAATCCCTTGGAATAGACACACAGAACAAGAGCGAGAGGCAGCTGAAGGACGAGATTGCTGATAAACTTAAAAGTGGACAATGA
- a CDS encoding twin-arginine protein translocation system subunit TatC, which yields MSDETFISNSLKHVEELRRRLIRVLIPFGIFFVLFVALRIDFIHVFGVTMPFVTVDPYQNIGAQFLQVLEVHVLPSSTQLIIVKPTDAVVADFYVCLFLSLIFTMPVLVYQAAAFIGPALKSSEKALVRVTLLPATFLFISGAVIGVWFIAPVLFRVFFLFDVGLGAQPTSSVLSFISFLLIYVAAFGISFEIPVFMVGLTRIGVVKYEVWRKNWRYAIIGSLIFGMIFSPGVTGFTMVVIAVPMIILYFGGMYFARRTERKNFVDQSESVS from the coding sequence ATGAGCGATGAGACGTTCATTTCCAACAGCTTAAAGCACGTAGAAGAGTTGAGGAGAAGACTCATCAGGGTCCTAATCCCATTTGGCATATTTTTTGTCCTGTTTGTTGCACTTAGAATCGATTTTATCCACGTTTTCGGTGTTACGATGCCCTTTGTTACGGTTGATCCTTATCAGAACATAGGCGCACAGTTCCTGCAAGTCCTGGAAGTACATGTGCTTCCTTCATCAACACAACTCATAATAGTAAAACCGACGGATGCAGTTGTTGCTGATTTCTATGTCTGCCTGTTTCTTTCCCTGATTTTCACCATGCCTGTGCTGGTATACCAGGCAGCTGCTTTCATCGGTCCAGCACTCAAGTCCAGCGAGAAGGCGCTGGTCCGTGTTACACTGCTTCCCGCTACTTTTCTCTTCATTTCTGGTGCCGTTATTGGGGTATGGTTCATAGCTCCGGTGCTTTTCAGGGTATTTTTCCTGTTTGACGTGGGGCTTGGGGCACAGCCAACGTCCAGTGTACTTAGCTTCATCTCCTTTCTCCTGATATACGTTGCAGCCTTCGGGATTTCATTTGAGATACCGGTGTTCATGGTGGGGTTGACAAGAATAGGGGTGGTCAAGTATGAGGTGTGGAGAAAGAACTGGAGATATGCCATAATTGGGTCCCTCATCTTCGGCATGATTTTTTCACCAGGTGTGACGGGCTTCACCATGGTCGTAATAGCAGTCCCCATGATAATCCTGTATTTTGGCGGGATGTACTTTGCAAGGCGCACAGAGAGGAAGAATTTTGTGGATCAGTCAGAGAGTGTCTCTTAA
- a CDS encoding 3-hydroxypropionyl-coenzyme A dehydratase, whose translation MPVDVNGKGKVFIDQVNNTMILTLSNTPKNILDVESLQAIIGALSSVPDGIDSIAITGKGDRAFSYGYDGSCTRIHERDHIRNIYDMGFTISRMISSMDIPVFAIVNGYALGMGLEIAFSCDMMLATASSRFGMPDINYGLPSLTGVISTVQENYGKGAYNKLISGEIFGTETALNLGLLTRILDGEEWLDSGMKFIRSLNLRVLSFYKRENMKFPQGTNMDRLFLDLYDLESIRLKDLEALRDTL comes from the coding sequence ATGCCTGTCGACGTTAATGGGAAAGGAAAGGTGTTCATTGACCAAGTCAACAATACCATGATTCTGACCCTTTCCAATACACCTAAGAACATCCTGGACGTGGAATCGTTACAAGCCATAATTGGTGCGCTCTCTTCCGTGCCGGATGGTATAGATTCAATAGCGATCACGGGAAAAGGGGACCGTGCGTTCTCATATGGGTATGATGGATCATGCACGAGGATACACGAGCGCGATCACATAAGGAATATCTATGACATGGGGTTCACAATTTCCCGAATGATATCCTCAATGGATATCCCGGTATTTGCAATAGTAAATGGATATGCACTCGGCATGGGGCTGGAAATCGCATTTTCATGCGACATGATGCTGGCAACCGCATCAAGCAGGTTTGGAATGCCTGACATAAACTACGGCCTTCCGTCATTGACCGGTGTGATTTCCACCGTACAGGAAAATTATGGGAAGGGAGCATACAATAAGCTGATAAGCGGCGAGATTTTCGGCACAGAAACAGCCCTGAACCTCGGATTGCTGACCAGGATACTGGATGGTGAGGAATGGCTCGATTCAGGAATGAAATTTATCAGGTCCCTTAACCTCCGGGTGCTTTCATTCTATAAACGGGAGAACATGAAATTTCCGCAGGGGACGAACATGGACAGGCTCTTTCTTGACCTTTACGACCTCGAAAGCATCAGGCTCAAGGACCTTGAGGCCTTAAGAGACACTCTCTGA
- a CDS encoding NADH:ubiquinone oxidoreductase subunit N — MNILSSITFTLHAATQASVYYYPLIFLGVVAFAMLALGIRGIDKKVYAGITFAAVLISMIMILLNPYDEIVIGNNSLLFNRFTIFFVIVLIISVLYIIFPALRGLKSKPEIFYATILFVLIGMLVSAFSYNLIIIFVAFEAVSLGTYVLAGYGKQKRHLEASAKYFFTGTIGTAFTVFGLSFFYTATGTFSLTSEVVSSSPAMLIALIFLLIGFGFKLAIFPMHQWAIDAYDGTENSVSAFLSTGTKILAFMILLKIFLVGFSGDYHYVFYLFVILSVFSMTYANLAALSQNNLKRLLAYSSVAQAGYLILVVALVGDTGIGNVAYVAVAAGMFYSLVYIFMKGGSFLAMNLVNKESVSISDVSGLARKSPVTALSFAILLMGLAGIPFTGGFTAKYYLFLSLIEGNLWWLAVIAILNSAISVFYYFRVIMFMFWKEPTTESNFNLTPYSKAPVIVSAVIMVALFFFFYLLPTLNGIAPGLFATMGGI; from the coding sequence ATGAACATATTATCTAGCATAACATTCACCCTGCATGCGGCAACACAGGCATCAGTATACTACTATCCACTGATATTTCTTGGAGTCGTTGCTTTTGCAATGCTGGCGCTTGGAATCAGGGGAATTGACAAGAAAGTCTATGCCGGTATTACCTTTGCAGCTGTCCTGATATCCATGATCATGATATTGCTGAACCCGTACGATGAAATTGTTATTGGGAATAATTCACTGCTTTTCAACAGGTTCACAATTTTCTTTGTCATAGTACTGATAATTTCAGTACTCTACATTATTTTCCCTGCACTCCGTGGATTGAAGTCCAAACCGGAGATATTCTACGCGACTATCCTATTCGTGCTCATCGGCATGCTCGTATCAGCCTTCAGCTATAACCTGATCATAATCTTCGTTGCATTTGAGGCAGTGAGCCTGGGAACATACGTACTTGCGGGATATGGAAAACAGAAGCGGCACCTTGAGGCGTCTGCAAAGTATTTTTTCACGGGAACCATAGGAACTGCATTCACAGTTTTCGGTCTCTCGTTCTTCTACACTGCCACAGGAACATTCAGTCTCACCAGCGAAGTCGTATCTTCATCTCCTGCCATGCTCATTGCATTGATTTTCCTGTTGATCGGCTTTGGTTTCAAACTCGCCATCTTCCCTATGCATCAGTGGGCTATCGATGCCTACGACGGCACGGAAAACAGCGTTTCTGCGTTTCTTTCCACGGGTACCAAGATACTTGCGTTCATGATCCTGCTAAAGATATTCCTGGTTGGATTTTCAGGAGATTATCATTACGTCTTTTACCTCTTCGTCATACTTTCTGTATTCTCCATGACTTATGCCAACCTGGCTGCACTCTCGCAGAACAATCTCAAGAGGCTGCTTGCATACTCCAGTGTTGCGCAGGCAGGTTACCTCATACTCGTGGTTGCTCTTGTGGGCGACACCGGAATAGGCAACGTAGCATACGTTGCGGTGGCTGCGGGGATGTTCTATTCACTCGTGTACATATTCATGAAGGGCGGGTCGTTCCTGGCAATGAATCTAGTGAACAAGGAGAGCGTGTCGATAAGCGATGTATCAGGGCTAGCCAGGAAATCACCCGTTACTGCCCTGAGTTTTGCAATACTCCTAATGGGACTGGCCGGAATCCCGTTTACCGGAGGGTTTACGGCCAAGTATTACCTGTTCCTTTCCCTCATCGAGGGAAATCTGTGGTGGCTGGCTGTAATAGCCATATTGAACAGTGCAATCTCAGTGTTTTATTATTTCAGGGTAATAATGTTCATGTTCTGGAAGGAACCCACGACTGAGAGCAATTTCAACCTGACACCGTATTCCAAGGCGCCGGTAATAGTTTCGGCCGTAATCATGGTAGCACTGTTCTTCTTCTTTTACCTGCTTCCAACACTGAACGGTATCGCTCCAGGACTATTTGCAACAATGGGAGGGATATGA
- a CDS encoding NADH:ubiquinone oxidoreductase subunit M: protein MFILAIFILLILLSFATFFMGSRAEKFAKVSSALIVILTVTYALIRFSGPGAGGFTSENTYAFASGLGIYFSIGVDGLTVSLLILSSIISLIALLIANRKEYTTSFYGLMLLTESGLFGILLSRNFLFFYIFWEIVLVPMYFIIGRFGGERKDTVSLKFFVYTHIGSVFILLSILTLFSYYYSYSGVFTLQMSSLLNASFINNSSYLPLFWKDFMLFGFLLGFLVKLPSFPLHSWLPDSYTTAPYPATVMLAGGLSLMGGYGLFGIMLPIYSSISPIVLWALIALGIISLVYFAFTAMFQMNMKRMMAYASASAMGFVTISFAAGILDSTSSIKSIELSGGIFQIVAHGIIMALIFSTLYFITENTGKENIYQMGGIHREMPWLSSFLLAGFLASLGLPGLAGFIGEFSIVVGIFQTIGWLIFFVILAMIITASYHIWTAQRSLYGAYNENLGKVSDASRKEIAILASVTLIIFVLGVYPNLIFGIISAYVGGII, encoded by the coding sequence ATGTTCATTCTTGCAATATTCATCCTTCTGATTCTGCTGTCATTCGCCACTTTCTTCATGGGTTCACGTGCTGAGAAGTTTGCAAAGGTTTCCTCGGCCCTTATCGTGATATTGACGGTGACCTATGCCCTGATCAGGTTTTCTGGACCGGGAGCTGGCGGTTTTACGTCTGAAAACACATATGCCTTTGCGTCAGGGCTTGGAATTTACTTCTCTATCGGCGTTGACGGCTTGACAGTCTCGCTTCTGATACTATCATCAATAATTTCCCTGATTGCGCTGCTGATAGCCAACAGGAAAGAATACACCACGTCTTTCTACGGCCTTATGCTTCTCACCGAGTCCGGATTGTTCGGAATACTTCTTTCCAGGAACTTTCTTTTCTTCTATATATTCTGGGAAATCGTCCTGGTGCCCATGTATTTCATAATAGGAAGGTTTGGCGGGGAGAGAAAGGATACCGTATCACTGAAATTCTTTGTATACACGCACATTGGTTCTGTGTTCATCCTGCTTTCCATCCTTACACTGTTCAGCTATTACTACAGTTATTCAGGCGTATTTACTCTTCAGATGAGTTCGCTTCTTAACGCCAGTTTCATAAACAATTCCAGTTATCTCCCCCTGTTCTGGAAGGATTTCATGCTTTTTGGTTTCCTACTCGGATTTCTGGTCAAGCTTCCGTCGTTCCCGCTTCACTCATGGCTCCCTGATTCATACACAACTGCACCTTATCCTGCCACTGTGATGCTTGCCGGAGGCCTGTCCCTCATGGGCGGATACGGACTGTTTGGCATCATGCTCCCAATATATTCATCAATAAGCCCGATCGTACTCTGGGCCCTAATAGCACTTGGAATAATAAGCCTGGTATACTTCGCATTCACCGCAATGTTCCAGATGAACATGAAGAGAATGATGGCCTATGCAAGCGCATCCGCGATGGGATTCGTAACTATCTCATTTGCTGCAGGAATACTTGACAGCACTTCATCCATAAAGAGCATAGAGCTCTCCGGTGGAATTTTCCAGATAGTCGCGCACGGAATAATCATGGCACTGATCTTCTCTACTCTGTATTTCATAACTGAGAACACGGGCAAGGAGAACATATACCAGATGGGCGGAATCCACCGGGAAATGCCATGGTTGTCTTCTTTCCTCCTTGCCGGTTTTCTTGCATCCCTGGGATTGCCCGGGCTAGCTGGATTCATAGGTGAGTTTTCTATAGTTGTCGGCATATTCCAGACCATTGGCTGGTTGATCTTCTTTGTCATCCTCGCAATGATAATAACTGCGTCATATCACATATGGACTGCCCAGCGCTCGCTATATGGTGCATACAACGAGAACCTCGGAAAGGTTAGCGATGCCTCAAGAAAAGAAATCGCCATACTTGCATCTGTAACTCTCATTATATTCGTTCTTGGAGTATACCCAAACCTGATATTTGGAATAATTAGCGCTTACGTTGGAGGAATCATATGA